In Mus musculus strain C57BL/6J chromosome 1, GRCm38.p6 C57BL/6J, a single genomic region encodes these proteins:
- the Myoc gene encoding myocilin precursor, protein MPALHLLFLACLVWGMGARTAQFRKANDRSGRCQYTFTVASPNESSCPREDQAMSAIQDLQRDSSIQHADLESTKARVRSLESLLHQMTLGRVTGTQEAQEGLQGQLGALRRERDQLETQTRDLEAAYNNLLRDKSALEEEKRQLEQENEDLARRLESSSEEVTRLRRGQCPSTQYPSQDMLPGSREVSQWNLDTLAFQELKSELTEVPASQILKENPSGRPRSKEGDKGCGALVWVGEPVTLRTAETIAGKYGVWMRDPKPTHPYTQESTWRIDTVGTEIRQVFEYSQISQFEQGYPSKVHVLPRALESTGAVVYAGSLYFQGAESRTVVRYELDTETVKAEKEIPGAGYHGHFPYAWGGYTDIDLAVDESGLWVIYSTEEAKGAIVLSKLNPANLELERTWETNIRKQSVANAFVICGILYTVSSYSSAHATVNFAYDTKTGTSKTLTIPFTNRYKYSSMIDYNPLERKLFAWDNFNMVTYDIKLLEM, encoded by the exons ATGCCAGCTCTCCATCTGCTGTTTCTGGCCTGCTTGGTGTGGGGAATGGGGGCCAGGACAGCACAGTTCCGAAAGGCCAATGATCGGAGTGGCCGATGCCAATACACCTTCACTGTGGCCAGCCCCAATGAATCTAGCTGCCCAAGGGAGGACCAGGCCATGTCAGCCATCCAAGACCTTCAGAGAGACAGCAGCATCCAGCATGCAGACCTAGAGTCCACCAAGGCCCGGGTCAGATCCCTGGAGAGTCTCCTCCACCAGATGACCTTGGGCCGAGTTACTGGGACCCAGGAGGCCCAAGAGGGGCTGCAGGGCCAGTTGGGTGCCCTGAGGAGAGAACGGGACCAGCTGGAGACCCAAACCAGGGATCTGGAGGCAGCCTATAACAATCTCCTTCGAGATAAGTCGGCtttagaggaagagaagaggcagctggaacaagagaatgaagatttggcCAGGAGGCTAGAAAGCAGCAGCGAGGAGGTAACAAGGCTGCGGAGGGGCCAGTGTCCTTCCACCCAGTACCCCTCTCAGGACATGCTGCCAGGCTCCAGGGAAG TCTCTCAGTGGAATTTGGACACGTTGGCCTTCCAGGAATTGAAGTCAGAGTTAACTGAGGTTCCTGCTTCCCAAATCTTGAAGGAAAATCCATCTGGCCGACCCAGGAGCAAAGAAGGAGACAAAG GATGTGGAGCGCTAGTCTGGGTAGGAGAGCCAGTCACCCTGAGGACAGCTGAAACAATCGCTGGCAAGTATGGAGTGTGGATGAGAGACCCCAAGCCCACCCACCCCTACACCCAGGAAAGCACATGGAGGATTGACACGGTTGGCACAGAGATCCGCCAGGTGTTTGAGTACAGTCAGATAAGCCAGTTCGAGCAGGGCTATCCTTCCAAGGTCCATGTGCTCCCTCGGGCACTGGAGAGCACGGGTGCTGTGGTGTATGCGGGGAGCCTCTATTTCCAGGGGGCTGAGTCCAGAACTGTGGTCAGGTATGAGCTAGACACGGAGACCgtgaaggcagagaaggaaatTCCTGGAGCTGGCTACCACGGACACTTCCCGTACGCGTGGGGTGGCTACACAGACATTGACTTAGCTGTGGATGAGAGCGGCCTCTGGGTCATCTACAGCACGGAGGAAGCCAAGGGGGCCATAGTCCTCTCCAAATTGAACCCAGCGAACCTGGAACTTGAGCGTACCTGGGAGACTAACATCCGTAAGCAGTCTGTGGCCAATGCCTTTGTTATCTGTGGCATCTTGTACACGGTGAGCAGCTACTCTTCAGCCCATGCAACCGTCAACTTCGCCTACGACACTAAAACGGGGACCAGTAAGACCCTGACCATCCCATTCACGAATCGCTACAAGTACAGCAGTATGATTGACTACAACCCCCTGGAGAGGAAGCTGTTTGCCTGGGACAACTTCAACATGGTCACCTATGATATCAAGCTCTTGGAGATGTGA
- the Myocos gene encoding myocilin opposite strand protein produces MVAFFSKATKCGNGHLPADLRFGGAVYLKPSIGPSEAVVQRNSMDKLDFQNIDLVSEINKRRKAMATRDETITKKSGEGEEMLPSMGMDHESPSKAHLMVPPAPPPSPADAADINGFSFKIWEAGTSVNSDFNSWKANVSKFH; encoded by the exons ATGGTAGCATTTTTTAGCAAAGCCACTAAGTGTGGAAATGGCCATCTACCAGCAGATCTGAGATTCGGAG GTGCAGTGTATCTAAAACCCTCCATTGGGCCGAGTGAAGCTGTGGTTCAGAGAAACTCTATGGACAAGCTTGACTTCCAGAACATTGACCTGGTCTCTGAGATCAACAAGCGTAGGAAAGCCATGGCCACAAG AGATGAAACCATCACCAAGAAAAGTGGCGAGGGTGAGGAAATGCTCCCCAGCATGGGTATGGACCACGAGTCTCCCAGCAAAGCCCATCTCATGGtgcctcctgctccccctccttctccagcTGATGCTGCAGACATAA ATGGATTTTCCTTCAAGATTTGGGAAGCAGGAACCTCAGTTAACTCTGACTTCAATTCCTGGAAGGCCAACGTGTCCAAATTCCACTGA
- the Myocos gene encoding myocilin opposite strand protein isoform X1 has product MVAFFSKATKCGNGHLPADLRFGGAVYLKPSIGPSEAVVQRNSMDKLDFQNIDLVSEINKRRKAMATRDETITKKSGEGEEMLPSMGMDHESPSKAHLMVPPAPPPSPADAADISKYKLNGLMGVDIAANTQTHLGCLGGLLKSVPEVLDFLSVL; this is encoded by the exons ATGGTAGCATTTTTTAGCAAAGCCACTAAGTGTGGAAATGGCCATCTACCAGCAGATCTGAGATTCGGAG GTGCAGTGTATCTAAAACCCTCCATTGGGCCGAGTGAAGCTGTGGTTCAGAGAAACTCTATGGACAAGCTTGACTTCCAGAACATTGACCTGGTCTCTGAGATCAACAAGCGTAGGAAAGCCATGGCCACAAG AGATGAAACCATCACCAAGAAAAGTGGCGAGGGTGAGGAAATGCTCCCCAGCATGGGTATGGACCACGAGTCTCCCAGCAAAGCCCATCTCATGGtgcctcctgctccccctccttctccagcTGATGCTGCAGACATAAGCAAGTACAAATTGAATGGTTTAATGGGTGTGGACATAGCAGCCAACACACAAACTCATTTGGGGTGCCTGGGCGGGCTTTTGAAGAGTGTCCCAGAAGTCTTGGACTTCCTTTCTGTGCTCTAG